The genomic stretch AAGCTGGCTTTGCCTGCTCGGGTCTCTTTCATTTTGTTTTATCTATCTGACTTGCAGCTTTGTTGCATCCGCCAACTGCGCTGGGGAGTGAAATTGCTGTAGCCTCTCCTGGTTCCAACGGACGGACCTGTGATCTCATGTGGGATCTCAATGGTCCCGGCGTTTGCTGAGGTAGTCCTCTGTCGTGCGCACCTTGGGGCGGTCTGCTCCGGCAAATGGGCTGTCTTTTTGGTGGAACTGGGCCTGCACCCGGCAGTCGTCGCACATCTGAATCATCCGGGCCATTTCGGGGCGAGCGAACATTGCGTGTTTCCCGGCCAGTTTCTCGGTGATTTTTTCGATGGTGGATTTCACCCCAAACAGGCTGCCACACTCGACGCAGGCAAAGGGCTCTTCTTCGTGCAGCACCACCTGCGACAGCGCAGTAGGGTCAAGGTTGAGACGTGGCTCAAAAGAGATCGCATCCTCGGGGCAGGCGCTGGCACAGATCCCACATTGCAGACAGGCCTCTTCCTGAAATCTGAGCTGTGGCAGGTCGGGATTGTCCCCCAGGGCCCCCGAAGGACACAGAGAGACACAAGACAGGCACAGGGTGCAGCTGTCCTGGTCAACCAGAACAGCGCCATAGGGGGCCTGCGCGGGCAGGGGCAGCTGCTGCGCCTTTGGCTGCAGCGCCATGGCGGCCTGACGGGTGATCTGGCGGCGTGACCCCATGGGGCGGATCGGCGTCGCCAGCGGTTGGGAGACCTGCGCATCATACAGCGCATCGCTCAGCAGGTCGGGGTCTGCGATATCCAGCAGCCGCGCCTTGCCCGCGCCGCTAATTGCCAGCGCCAGGTCCAGCTCGGTTTGCTGTACCTCATGGTCAATGCCGGGGCTCAGCAGCAGTGAGACATCAGCAAAACCGGCGGCCAGCGCCGCAAGGATTTCTGCATGGCCAAAGGCATTGAGCGCTGTCACCTCCAGCGGCACCACATCCGCAGGCAAGCCACGGCCAAAGCGTGCCGCGAGGCTGATCATCTCACTGCCATGGGGGGCCACCACCAGCAAACGGGGGCTTTGACCTCCGGCATCGAGGTAGGCCTTGGCCAGGGTCTGGATGCGGCGGAATTGGTCATCAGTGGCCGGCGCATCGTAGGTGATCGCCCCAGAGGGGCAGAGCGCGGCGCAGGCGCCGCAGCCGGCGCAGATCATCGGATCAATGCTGACCTGATCCCCGGCAGAGCTGATCGCCGAGGTGGGGCAATGGTCCAGGCATTTGCTACAGCCGGACTGGGCAGCGCGGGAATGGGCGCACAGCAGCGCCTCATGGCGCAGGTACAGCGGTTTTTCAAAGGTTCCCACCATCTGCGAGGCTGCCAGAATGACATCGGCAACCGCCTGCGGGTTCTTGGGATCTGCGCGCAGATAGCCTTCGCGTTTGTCCGGGGCCGGAAACAGGGGGGTGTCGCCGCGCAGATCCAGGATGAGATCGCAGTCCGACAGGGCGCCGTCACGCGCGGCTGTCCAGCTCCACTGGCGTCCCGCCACATCCAGCTGTTGTAGCGCATCAATGCTGACTTGAAACTGCCCCAAAGCGCCCTGTGCGCGCCGTAACTTGCCTCGGATCACATCAAATTCGCGCCCTGGGGCAAGGTTCATCGGCTCCAGGGGGGGGGCATTTTTATCTGTATCCAGCAGCACGGTGACCCCCAGCACGTCTTGCAGACGTTCAGCGGCGGCCAGGGCCAGGTCAGCTGGCCCCAGGATCAGGCAGAGCCCCTCGCTGGTCACATCCACGGATTTCCCCGGGGAGACATCCAAGCAGGCCTCAGCGATGAGGGCGGACATTTTGGGTAGTAAATCACCGTTATCAGCGGTCCAGCCTGCCCTGTCCCGCAGGTCAAGCAAAGGCGGCTCTGGCTGGTCCAATTCCGCCGCCAGATCGGCGAAGAATCTTTTTTCCTGGGTGCAGCAAATCACCGAATCGCCGCCTGAAATTGCCGCCGCAGTGGTCTCGACCTGGGTG from Phaeobacter sp. G2 encodes the following:
- a CDS encoding 4Fe-4S binding protein, which encodes MTKQLILCDCSGTQTLNADALSKATGLGCSRVHTALCTTQVETTAAAISGGDSVICCTQEKRFFADLAAELDQPEPPLLDLRDRAGWTADNGDLLPKMSALIAEACLDVSPGKSVDVTSEGLCLILGPADLALAAAERLQDVLGVTVLLDTDKNAPPLEPMNLAPGREFDVIRGKLRRAQGALGQFQVSIDALQQLDVAGRQWSWTAARDGALSDCDLILDLRGDTPLFPAPDKREGYLRADPKNPQAVADVILAASQMVGTFEKPLYLRHEALLCAHSRAAQSGCSKCLDHCPTSAISSAGDQVSIDPMICAGCGACAALCPSGAITYDAPATDDQFRRIQTLAKAYLDAGGQSPRLLVVAPHGSEMISLAARFGRGLPADVVPLEVTALNAFGHAEILAALAAGFADVSLLLSPGIDHEVQQTELDLALAISGAGKARLLDIADPDLLSDALYDAQVSQPLATPIRPMGSRRQITRQAAMALQPKAQQLPLPAQAPYGAVLVDQDSCTLCLSCVSLCPSGALGDNPDLPQLRFQEEACLQCGICASACPEDAISFEPRLNLDPTALSQVVLHEEEPFACVECGSLFGVKSTIEKITEKLAGKHAMFARPEMARMIQMCDDCRVQAQFHQKDSPFAGADRPKVRTTEDYLSKRRDH